One genomic segment of Pristiophorus japonicus isolate sPriJap1 chromosome 8, sPriJap1.hap1, whole genome shotgun sequence includes these proteins:
- the LOC139268652 gene encoding toll-like receptor 2 isoform X1: MCVKRKYREPQDLFVGRICLKMVSTLIQELILGSKIFFTDIMAKMTLLGAVAILTSSLFMTGFYATRTRIDTFLVNCSGIGYPLSSCILGPDTEKVDLSYNNITIIQQQNFQNLAKLKNLFLQFNHITAIEPGSFATNPELQYLDLSNNLLHDISVLPFNHLQSLSHLDITNNMFDTADFGTEINKLQKLHSLRFGNTRLASLKSSSLSALRSIPLKEVYLITGDLQTYEPGTLNVFQNIEKLSLDLQFGQKAQLLIDIFKDISTTVTTLEVLNSDIVKNGKNVDLFFPLKKSNILTLLVQNVTTDDSLITHLFNSVLNSNIKELILKTISMDGIGRWKIPPVSAEQIHLRKFHVIDVENPNFYGFYSLVYLRDIFAQLTEVLIINGNLFYVPCAISEFMTFLRYLDLSSNLLQEESFISEKCSAPFPNLKTLILNKNRFLNLQKFTTLVSKMESLSIINASHNSLVLRKGLACTWPRTVTHINLSHNKLEKNVFDCLPASLESLDLSYNSITTVPNLKGLRNLRQVFLTANIIVSFPEIAVGHSLKTLHINHNKINNINVQSLQSLDLAELKFSNNPLECLCAIESVSNYVQQTHIVILDWPDQYQCDSPRKFKGQVIQFLKFSPIECNIPLFVGVLLACVALLVALCVVLCIKYNVTWYIRTLWLWLKAKRSLDVNLVEKNVEYNAFISYSEHDSLWVKNKLLVQLENNEPPYRICIHERDFKPGKPIITNIIDCISKSYKTIFILSKNFVQSEWCHYEFFFAHQQVFDEKKDSLILLLLEPIPKNSIPDRFCKLRKLMNKNTYLEWPQNEFQQGFFWKRLKAVLNLDFHPCSSRVNLQEIIQGAN; this comes from the exons ATGTGTGTTAAACGGAAATACCGAGAACCGCAGGATCTTTTTGTAGGTCG GATATGTTTGAAGATGGTCAGTACGTTAATACAAGAGTTGATACTTGGAAGCAAAATTTTCTTTACAGACATCATGGCCAAGATGACACTGTTGGGGGCAGTTGCTATATTGACAAGCTCTCTATTCATGACTGGTTTTTATGCAACACGAACGAGGATAGATACTTTTTTAGTGAATTGTTCAGGAATTGGATATCCACTTTCTTCTTGCATCCTGGGACCTGACACAGAGAAGGTGGACCTGTCCTACAACAATATCACAATAATTCAACAGCAGAATTTCCAGAATCTTGCCAAACTGAAAAATCTTTTTCTTCAGTTCAATCACATCACTGCAATAGAACCTGGATCATTTGCAACAAATCCAGAACTACAGTACCTTGATCTTTCAAATAATCTTTTGCATGACATTTCCGTCTTACCATTTAACCATCTCCAGTCACTATCACACCTAGATATCACCAACAACATGTTTGATACAGCTGACTTTGGAACAGAGATCAACAAACTACAGAAACTGCATTCTCTACGTTTTGGAAACACTCGGCTTGCTTCCTTGAAGTCCAGCTCCTTATCTGCCCTTCGTTCAATCCCACTTAAGGAGGTCTATTTGATTACTGGAGACCTGCAGACATATGAACCTGGAACACTTAATGTGTTTCAGAACATAGAAAAACTTTCTTTAGATTTACAGTTCGGGCAGAAAGCACAATTATTGATTGATATTTTCAAGGATATTTCAACAACGGTCACTACATTGGAAGTTCTAAACTCTGATATAGTCAAAAATGGAAAAAATGTAGATTTGTTTTTCCCCCTAAAGAAATCGAATATCTTGACACTACTTGTACAGAATGTTACCACCGATGATTCTTTGATCACTCATCTTTTTAACAGTGTTCTCAATTCAAATATAAAAGAATTAATTTTGAAAACTATTTCAATGGATGGCATTGGCAGGTGGAAAATACCGCCTGTATCAGCTGAGCAGATTCATTTGCGCAAGTTTCATGTTATTGATGTAGAAAATCCCAATTTTTATGGTTTTTACTCACTTGTATATCTTCGAGATATATTTGCACAATTAACCGAGGTATTGATAATAAATGGGAACTTGTTCTATGTCCCATGTGCGATATCAGAATTTATGACTTTTTTAAGATATTTGGACTTATCTTCCAACTTGCTCCAAGAAGAATCCTTTATTTCTGAAAAATGCTCTGCTCCTTTCCCCAATCTTAAAACCCTCATACTAAACAAGAACCGATTCTTAAATCTACAAAAATTTACTACATTAGTATCTAAAATGGAGAGCTTGTCTATTATAAATGCTAGTCATAATAGTCTTGTATTACGCAAGGGACTGGCCTGCACATGGCCTCGGACTGTGACACACATCAATTTGTCACACAATAAACTggaaaaaaatgtgtttgactgCTTGCCAGCATCACTGGAATCGCTAGACTTGAGTTACAATTCCATCACCACAGTCCCAAACCTCAAAGGGCTGAGAAACCTCCGACAAGTTTTTTTAACAGCAAATATCATAGTATCTTTTCCTGAGATTGCAGTGGGTCACTCGTTGAAAACCTTGCACATTAACCACAATAAAATTAATAACATAAATGTACAATCATTACAGTCCTTAGATCTAGCGGAGCTCAAATTCAGCAACAACCCTTTGGAATGCTTATGTGCAATTGAGTCAGTCTCTAATTATGTTCAACAGACACACATAGTGATTCTCGATTGGCCTGACCAATATCAGTGTGACAGTCCGCGAAAATTCAAGGGTCAGGTTATCCAATTCCTGAAGTTTTCTCCCATTGAGTGTAACATTCCCTTATTTGTTGGGGTCCTTTTGGCCTGTGTAGCACTTTTGGTAGcactgtgtgttgtgctgtgtataaAGTATAATGTTACCTGGTATATCCGTACACTCTGGCTCTGGCTTAAGGCTAAAAGAAGTCTAGATGTCAACCTGGTTGAAAAAAATGTTGAGTACAATGCTTTCATTTCATACAGTGAACATGACTCGTTATGGGTGaagaacaaattgctggtacagttAGAAAATAATGAGCCACCATACCGCATCTGCATCCATGAAAGAGACTTCAAACCTGGAAAGCCAATAATTACCAATATCATTGACTGTATATCAAAAAGCTACAAAACTATATTCATCCTATCAAAAAACTTTGTACAAAGTGAATGGTGCCACTATGAATTCTTCTTTGCGCACCAACAAGTATTTGATGAAAAAAAGGACAGTCTTATCTTGCTCCTGTTAGAACCTATTCCAAAGAATTCTATTCCAGATCGATTTTGCAAACTGAGGAAGCTGATGAACAAGAACACATACTTGGAGTGGCCTCAGAATGAGTTTCAACAGGGCTTCTTTTGGAAAAGGCTGAAAGCTGTTCTGAATTTGGATTTCCATCCATGCAGTTCACGAGTAAATCTACAAGAGATTATCCAGGGAGCTAATTAG
- the LOC139268652 gene encoding toll-like receptor 2 isoform X2, translating into MVSTLIQELILGSKIFFTDIMAKMTLLGAVAILTSSLFMTGFYATRTRIDTFLVNCSGIGYPLSSCILGPDTEKVDLSYNNITIIQQQNFQNLAKLKNLFLQFNHITAIEPGSFATNPELQYLDLSNNLLHDISVLPFNHLQSLSHLDITNNMFDTADFGTEINKLQKLHSLRFGNTRLASLKSSSLSALRSIPLKEVYLITGDLQTYEPGTLNVFQNIEKLSLDLQFGQKAQLLIDIFKDISTTVTTLEVLNSDIVKNGKNVDLFFPLKKSNILTLLVQNVTTDDSLITHLFNSVLNSNIKELILKTISMDGIGRWKIPPVSAEQIHLRKFHVIDVENPNFYGFYSLVYLRDIFAQLTEVLIINGNLFYVPCAISEFMTFLRYLDLSSNLLQEESFISEKCSAPFPNLKTLILNKNRFLNLQKFTTLVSKMESLSIINASHNSLVLRKGLACTWPRTVTHINLSHNKLEKNVFDCLPASLESLDLSYNSITTVPNLKGLRNLRQVFLTANIIVSFPEIAVGHSLKTLHINHNKINNINVQSLQSLDLAELKFSNNPLECLCAIESVSNYVQQTHIVILDWPDQYQCDSPRKFKGQVIQFLKFSPIECNIPLFVGVLLACVALLVALCVVLCIKYNVTWYIRTLWLWLKAKRSLDVNLVEKNVEYNAFISYSEHDSLWVKNKLLVQLENNEPPYRICIHERDFKPGKPIITNIIDCISKSYKTIFILSKNFVQSEWCHYEFFFAHQQVFDEKKDSLILLLLEPIPKNSIPDRFCKLRKLMNKNTYLEWPQNEFQQGFFWKRLKAVLNLDFHPCSSRVNLQEIIQGAN; encoded by the coding sequence ATGGTCAGTACGTTAATACAAGAGTTGATACTTGGAAGCAAAATTTTCTTTACAGACATCATGGCCAAGATGACACTGTTGGGGGCAGTTGCTATATTGACAAGCTCTCTATTCATGACTGGTTTTTATGCAACACGAACGAGGATAGATACTTTTTTAGTGAATTGTTCAGGAATTGGATATCCACTTTCTTCTTGCATCCTGGGACCTGACACAGAGAAGGTGGACCTGTCCTACAACAATATCACAATAATTCAACAGCAGAATTTCCAGAATCTTGCCAAACTGAAAAATCTTTTTCTTCAGTTCAATCACATCACTGCAATAGAACCTGGATCATTTGCAACAAATCCAGAACTACAGTACCTTGATCTTTCAAATAATCTTTTGCATGACATTTCCGTCTTACCATTTAACCATCTCCAGTCACTATCACACCTAGATATCACCAACAACATGTTTGATACAGCTGACTTTGGAACAGAGATCAACAAACTACAGAAACTGCATTCTCTACGTTTTGGAAACACTCGGCTTGCTTCCTTGAAGTCCAGCTCCTTATCTGCCCTTCGTTCAATCCCACTTAAGGAGGTCTATTTGATTACTGGAGACCTGCAGACATATGAACCTGGAACACTTAATGTGTTTCAGAACATAGAAAAACTTTCTTTAGATTTACAGTTCGGGCAGAAAGCACAATTATTGATTGATATTTTCAAGGATATTTCAACAACGGTCACTACATTGGAAGTTCTAAACTCTGATATAGTCAAAAATGGAAAAAATGTAGATTTGTTTTTCCCCCTAAAGAAATCGAATATCTTGACACTACTTGTACAGAATGTTACCACCGATGATTCTTTGATCACTCATCTTTTTAACAGTGTTCTCAATTCAAATATAAAAGAATTAATTTTGAAAACTATTTCAATGGATGGCATTGGCAGGTGGAAAATACCGCCTGTATCAGCTGAGCAGATTCATTTGCGCAAGTTTCATGTTATTGATGTAGAAAATCCCAATTTTTATGGTTTTTACTCACTTGTATATCTTCGAGATATATTTGCACAATTAACCGAGGTATTGATAATAAATGGGAACTTGTTCTATGTCCCATGTGCGATATCAGAATTTATGACTTTTTTAAGATATTTGGACTTATCTTCCAACTTGCTCCAAGAAGAATCCTTTATTTCTGAAAAATGCTCTGCTCCTTTCCCCAATCTTAAAACCCTCATACTAAACAAGAACCGATTCTTAAATCTACAAAAATTTACTACATTAGTATCTAAAATGGAGAGCTTGTCTATTATAAATGCTAGTCATAATAGTCTTGTATTACGCAAGGGACTGGCCTGCACATGGCCTCGGACTGTGACACACATCAATTTGTCACACAATAAACTggaaaaaaatgtgtttgactgCTTGCCAGCATCACTGGAATCGCTAGACTTGAGTTACAATTCCATCACCACAGTCCCAAACCTCAAAGGGCTGAGAAACCTCCGACAAGTTTTTTTAACAGCAAATATCATAGTATCTTTTCCTGAGATTGCAGTGGGTCACTCGTTGAAAACCTTGCACATTAACCACAATAAAATTAATAACATAAATGTACAATCATTACAGTCCTTAGATCTAGCGGAGCTCAAATTCAGCAACAACCCTTTGGAATGCTTATGTGCAATTGAGTCAGTCTCTAATTATGTTCAACAGACACACATAGTGATTCTCGATTGGCCTGACCAATATCAGTGTGACAGTCCGCGAAAATTCAAGGGTCAGGTTATCCAATTCCTGAAGTTTTCTCCCATTGAGTGTAACATTCCCTTATTTGTTGGGGTCCTTTTGGCCTGTGTAGCACTTTTGGTAGcactgtgtgttgtgctgtgtataaAGTATAATGTTACCTGGTATATCCGTACACTCTGGCTCTGGCTTAAGGCTAAAAGAAGTCTAGATGTCAACCTGGTTGAAAAAAATGTTGAGTACAATGCTTTCATTTCATACAGTGAACATGACTCGTTATGGGTGaagaacaaattgctggtacagttAGAAAATAATGAGCCACCATACCGCATCTGCATCCATGAAAGAGACTTCAAACCTGGAAAGCCAATAATTACCAATATCATTGACTGTATATCAAAAAGCTACAAAACTATATTCATCCTATCAAAAAACTTTGTACAAAGTGAATGGTGCCACTATGAATTCTTCTTTGCGCACCAACAAGTATTTGATGAAAAAAAGGACAGTCTTATCTTGCTCCTGTTAGAACCTATTCCAAAGAATTCTATTCCAGATCGATTTTGCAAACTGAGGAAGCTGATGAACAAGAACACATACTTGGAGTGGCCTCAGAATGAGTTTCAACAGGGCTTCTTTTGGAAAAGGCTGAAAGCTGTTCTGAATTTGGATTTCCATCCATGCAGTTCACGAGTAAATCTACAAGAGATTATCCAGGGAGCTAATTAG